In Streptomyces sp. NBC_01717, one DNA window encodes the following:
- a CDS encoding MarR family winged helix-turn-helix transcriptional regulator translates to MPPQDMTTAASPSGGATPDFPGPDPLLDALQHQVAVFARRAEQTRLGGVGQVRNSMDRAAYLLLNRLDREGPMGVKALAAGMGIDSSTVTRQVAPLVDTGLVKRTSHPEDGRAVVLQLSPRGQARLDEVRASRRELMSQVTQDWTAEERDMFCTLLTRFNASLAARQTHQPTTS, encoded by the coding sequence ATGCCCCCTCAGGACATGACGACAGCTGCGTCTCCTTCCGGGGGCGCCACCCCCGATTTCCCGGGTCCCGACCCCCTCCTCGATGCTCTGCAGCACCAGGTGGCCGTGTTCGCCCGCCGTGCCGAGCAGACCCGCCTCGGCGGTGTCGGCCAGGTCCGCAATTCCATGGACCGGGCCGCTTATCTGCTGCTCAACCGGTTGGACCGGGAAGGCCCGATGGGCGTCAAGGCGCTGGCCGCGGGGATGGGGATCGACTCCTCGACCGTGACCCGCCAGGTCGCGCCGCTCGTCGACACCGGTCTGGTCAAGCGCACGTCGCACCCGGAGGACGGCCGCGCGGTCGTGCTCCAGCTGTCGCCGCGCGGGCAGGCCCGGCTCGACGAGGTGCGGGCATCGCGGCGGGAGCTGATGTCGCAGGTGACGCAGGACTGGACGGCGGAGGAGCGGGACATGTTCTGCACTCTGCTGACGCGATTCAACGCGTCGCTGGCCGCACGGCAGACGCATCAGCCGACGACCAGCTGA